Proteins from a single region of Sphingomonas morindae:
- a CDS encoding carboxymuconolactone decarboxylase family protein, which yields MLFALVATGSPVAVSAQEPAPTTIQQPNVDHRRLSPDQVRQASPALEQLTQQRLYGEVWRRPGLSPRDRSLVTIAALIAQGQSPALGYYANQAIENGVTPSELSEELLQTAFYAGWGKAMAAVGPMREVFAARGVRATNLPPAFGPLLPLDLSEDDVRANGVRSNFEAVSPSTVDYTNGLLFREVWQRPYLSQRDRSLVTIATLIADGKAEQLAYHLNRGMDQGLTAGQVSEMLTHLAFYAGWPNTFSALPVVKRVLAERAGKAEGSGK from the coding sequence TTGCTCTTCGCGCTGGTCGCGACCGGCTCACCCGTCGCCGTCTCGGCGCAGGAGCCGGCGCCGACGACGATCCAGCAACCGAATGTCGATCATCGACGCCTCTCGCCCGATCAGGTCCGCCAGGCGTCACCCGCCCTGGAGCAATTGACCCAGCAACGCCTCTACGGGGAGGTCTGGCGCCGGCCTGGTCTCTCGCCGCGCGACCGAAGCCTCGTCACCATCGCCGCGCTGATCGCGCAAGGGCAGTCGCCCGCGCTTGGCTATTATGCCAATCAGGCGATCGAGAACGGCGTCACACCCAGCGAACTGTCGGAAGAGCTGTTGCAGACGGCCTTCTACGCCGGCTGGGGCAAGGCGATGGCGGCGGTCGGGCCCATGCGCGAGGTGTTCGCGGCCCGTGGCGTCCGCGCGACCAATCTGCCTCCCGCGTTCGGTCCCCTTCTGCCGCTCGATTTAAGCGAAGACGATGTACGCGCGAACGGCGTCCGCAGTAATTTCGAAGCAGTGTCGCCTTCTACCGTCGATTATACCAACGGCTTGCTGTTCCGCGAGGTGTGGCAGAGGCCGTATCTGTCACAGCGCGACCGCAGTCTCGTCACCATCGCGACTTTGATTGCCGACGGAAAGGCCGAGCAGCTTGCCTACCATCTGAACCGCGGCATGGATCAGGGTCTGACCGCGGGTCAGGTCAGCGAGATGCTCACCCACCTCGCTTTCTATGCGGGCTGGCCGAACACCTTCTCCGCATTGCCTGTAGTCAAGCGCGTATTGGCAGAGCGTGCGGGAAAGGCGGAGGGGAGCGGCAAGTGA
- a CDS encoding arabinose transporter translates to MVAVFLFFASVGMTLPVLPLHVHDRLGFGPFVIGLVAGCQFAAALVSRFWAGRLADRDGPKRAVTIGLIAAMAGSACYLASLAVLDRPVWSVAVLLVGRGLLGGAESLVITGGILWGLTLVAADRSAQVIAWVGMAMFAALAIGAPLGGLVYARFAFTGIALATLALALLALLPIVRLAAAAPPAAPAGRIADVARAVALPGVGFALSGITFGAMTAFLTLLFALHGWSGGPLVITGFAVALIVTRLVGGSLPDRLGGARVATWSLGAQAVGLLVIGTAGSGMVAAIGAVVAGAGFSLVFPSLGLEAVRRARPDQRGLAMGTYNAFLDLTLGLGSPALGWLAAHAGIHSVFLAAAAAALLAIPVASTLRSRSQPSLAKS, encoded by the coding sequence ATGGTCGCGGTGTTCCTGTTTTTCGCCTCCGTCGGCATGACGCTGCCGGTCCTGCCGCTCCACGTTCATGATCGGCTCGGCTTCGGCCCGTTCGTGATCGGGCTGGTCGCCGGATGCCAGTTCGCGGCGGCGCTGGTCTCGCGCTTCTGGGCCGGACGGCTCGCCGATCGCGACGGCCCCAAGCGAGCGGTCACAATCGGCCTGATCGCCGCGATGGCGGGTAGCGCCTGCTATCTCGCCTCGCTGGCGGTCCTCGACCGTCCTGTCTGGTCGGTGGCGGTGCTGCTCGTCGGACGCGGACTGCTCGGCGGCGCGGAAAGCCTCGTCATAACAGGGGGGATCCTGTGGGGCCTCACCCTCGTCGCGGCGGATCGCTCGGCGCAGGTCATCGCCTGGGTCGGCATGGCGATGTTCGCGGCATTGGCGATCGGCGCGCCCCTGGGTGGTCTCGTCTATGCCCGGTTCGCCTTCACCGGCATCGCGCTCGCGACGCTGGCGCTCGCGCTGCTCGCGCTCCTGCCGATCGTCAGACTTGCCGCGGCGGCGCCGCCCGCAGCCCCGGCGGGCCGAATAGCGGACGTGGCCCGCGCCGTGGCGCTTCCGGGCGTGGGCTTCGCGCTGAGCGGCATCACCTTCGGCGCGATGACGGCGTTCCTGACGCTGCTCTTCGCGCTTCACGGCTGGTCGGGCGGACCGCTCGTCATTACAGGCTTCGCCGTCGCGCTGATCGTGACGCGGCTGGTCGGCGGCAGCTTGCCGGATCGGCTGGGCGGTGCCCGGGTCGCGACATGGTCGCTGGGGGCGCAGGCGGTCGGCCTCCTCGTGATCGGAACCGCCGGTTCGGGCATGGTGGCGGCGATCGGCGCCGTGGTCGCGGGCGCAGGCTTCTCCCTGGTTTTCCCGAGCCTCGGTCTGGAGGCGGTACGACGCGCGCGGCCCGACCAGCGCGGGCTCGCGATGGGGACCTACAACGCCTTCCTCGATCTCACGCTGGGGCTCGGCAGCCCCGCGCTGGGCTGGCTGGCGGCCCACGCGGGGATCCACAGCGTCTTTCTTGCCGCCGCTGCGGCGGCACTGCTGGCCATACCCGTCGCGTCGACGCTGCGATCGCGATCGCAGCCGTCTTTGGCGAAGTCATGA
- a CDS encoding (R)-mandelonitrile lyase, protein MELKRAGTQPSQAGPAEYFTGTVRIDPLNVPPEPARVSCAAVTFEPGARSNWHTHPLGQTLIVTAGCGWTQCEGGEIVEIRPGDVIWCPPGHKHWHGATPTTAMTHIAVQEALDGANVVWLEPVTDEQYGAGAPR, encoded by the coding sequence ATGGAACTGAAACGTGCGGGCACCCAACCCTCGCAGGCTGGCCCGGCCGAGTATTTCACGGGAACGGTGCGGATCGATCCGCTGAACGTGCCGCCGGAGCCAGCCCGGGTTTCGTGCGCCGCGGTGACATTCGAACCGGGCGCCCGTAGCAACTGGCACACCCACCCGCTCGGCCAGACGTTGATCGTCACCGCCGGCTGCGGCTGGACGCAATGCGAGGGCGGAGAGATAGTCGAGATCAGGCCCGGGGACGTGATCTGGTGCCCGCCTGGGCACAAGCATTGGCACGGCGCCACGCCGACGACGGCGATGACCCATATTGCCGTGCAGGAGGCGCTCGACGGCGCGAATGTCGTTTGGCTAGAACCCGTGACCGACGAGCAATACGGCGCTGGCGCACCGAGATAA
- a CDS encoding MFS transporter produces the protein MRLNPPLLALALGAFGIGVTEFAPMGMLPLIAADLGVSIPAAGLLVSAYAIGVLAGAPLLTLTTGRIDRRTLLIGLMGIFTLGSILSALASGYWMLMVARVVTSFNHGAFFGVGAVVAASVVPPERRAGAVAAMFSGLTIATIGGVPLATWAGEVLGWRTAFAGIAGLGAVVMLALRLALPSMPGGAGGDMMGEVRVLARPPVVAALALTTIGFGGVFTVFTYIVSILRDVTHASTGFVTAMLMLFGVGATIGNALGGRLADRSVERTLGIMLALLTATLAAFAVLMHWPAPAAAAILVWGIASFAIVPPLQMRVMEAAADAPNLASAMNIGAFNLGNAIGAALGGGVIEWRLGLPAVPIAGAVMAAAALVMLLVFSRRTAPRWQNAQC, from the coding sequence ATGCGCCTCAATCCTCCACTTCTCGCCCTGGCGCTCGGCGCCTTCGGCATCGGCGTCACCGAGTTCGCGCCAATGGGCATGCTCCCGCTGATCGCGGCCGATCTGGGCGTCTCGATCCCAGCCGCAGGTCTGCTGGTCAGCGCTTATGCGATCGGTGTGCTAGCCGGCGCGCCGCTGCTGACGCTCACCACCGGAAGGATCGACCGGCGGACCTTGCTGATCGGGCTGATGGGCATCTTCACCCTGGGCAGCATCCTGTCTGCGCTGGCAAGCGGCTACTGGATGCTGATGGTCGCGCGCGTCGTCACGTCGTTCAACCACGGCGCCTTCTTCGGCGTCGGCGCCGTCGTGGCGGCGAGCGTGGTGCCGCCGGAGCGACGTGCCGGGGCGGTGGCGGCAATGTTTTCCGGGCTGACCATCGCGACGATCGGCGGTGTGCCGCTGGCGACCTGGGCCGGCGAGGTGCTCGGCTGGCGAACGGCTTTCGCGGGCATCGCGGGACTCGGCGCCGTCGTGATGCTGGCTCTACGTTTGGCGTTGCCGTCGATGCCCGGCGGCGCGGGGGGCGACATGATGGGCGAGGTGCGCGTGCTCGCCCGTCCGCCTGTGGTGGCGGCGCTCGCGCTGACCACCATCGGGTTCGGCGGCGTCTTCACGGTCTTCACCTACATCGTGTCGATCCTGCGGGACGTGACCCACGCCTCGACCGGCTTCGTGACGGCGATGCTGATGCTGTTCGGCGTCGGCGCCACGATTGGGAACGCCCTGGGCGGCCGCCTAGCGGACCGTTCGGTCGAGCGGACGCTCGGGATCATGCTGGCGCTCTTGACCGCGACGCTGGCCGCGTTCGCCGTCCTGATGCATTGGCCGGCGCCGGCAGCCGCCGCGATCCTGGTCTGGGGCATCGCCAGCTTCGCGATCGTGCCGCCCTTGCAGATGCGCGTGATGGAAGCGGCAGCCGACGCACCGAACCTCGCCTCGGCGATGAACATCGGCGCCTTCAATCTCGGCAACGCGATCGGCGCGGCGCTGGGCGGGGGCGTGATCGAATGGCGGCTCGGCCTGCCAGCGGTGCCGATCGCCGGCGCCGTGATGGCAGCGGCGGCGCTCGTGATGCTCCTGGTGTTCAGTCGGCGAACCGCACCGCGTTGGCAAAATGCTCAGTGCTGA
- a CDS encoding LysR family transcriptional regulator yields the protein MDLGGRSGEMGVFAAVIEHGSLSAAGRALGLTTSAISRVLARIERRLGVRLLIRTTRSLSLTTEGQAYFRAARRILADLAEVEDEIADQASPRGRVRVTASLAYGRLHVVPMLGEFTRRHPGILVDLNLSDQVVDVLGGQADVAIRFGQLADSPLTARKLGETGRVVVASPDYLARHGTPLTPEDLFEHNCISFSFRRAEPGWPFRHDGKDMALSVTGTIEANSGEAIAQLAREGVGVARIGTFAVQDDLASGRLVPLLEEFNPQDREPLHALFVGGSTMPARVRVLVDFIAERIVRDRGATP from the coding sequence ATGGACCTTGGCGGCCGGTCGGGCGAGATGGGCGTCTTCGCCGCCGTCATCGAGCATGGCAGCCTCTCGGCGGCCGGCCGTGCCCTCGGCCTCACGACCTCGGCGATCAGCCGCGTCCTGGCGCGCATCGAACGGCGGCTCGGCGTTCGTCTGCTGATCCGCACCACGCGCTCGCTGTCGCTGACCACCGAGGGACAAGCCTATTTCCGCGCCGCGCGCCGCATCCTCGCCGACCTGGCGGAGGTGGAAGACGAGATCGCCGACCAGGCGTCTCCCCGTGGTCGGGTGCGCGTCACCGCCTCGCTCGCTTACGGGCGCCTCCACGTCGTGCCGATGCTGGGCGAGTTCACCCGCCGCCATCCCGGCATCCTCGTCGATCTCAACCTCAGCGATCAGGTGGTGGACGTGCTCGGCGGCCAAGCCGACGTGGCGATCCGCTTCGGCCAGCTCGCCGACAGCCCGCTGACCGCGCGCAAGCTTGGCGAGACGGGCCGCGTCGTGGTGGCGTCACCCGACTATCTCGCTCGACACGGCACGCCGCTCACGCCGGAGGACCTGTTCGAGCACAATTGCATCAGCTTCAGCTTCCGGCGTGCCGAGCCCGGCTGGCCGTTCCGACACGACGGTAAGGACATGGCCTTGTCCGTCACAGGCACGATCGAGGCGAATAGCGGCGAGGCCATCGCCCAGCTCGCCCGCGAGGGCGTCGGCGTCGCGCGGATCGGCACGTTCGCCGTACAGGACGATCTCGCCTCCGGGCGTCTCGTGCCGCTGCTGGAGGAGTTCAACCCGCAGGATCGCGAACCGCTGCACGCGCTGTTCGTCGGCGGGTCCACCATGCCGGCACGGGTGCGTGTGCTGGTGGACTTTATCGCCGAGCGCATCGTGCGGGATCGCGGCGCGACACCCTGA